A window of Polyodon spathula isolate WHYD16114869_AA chromosome 22, ASM1765450v1, whole genome shotgun sequence contains these coding sequences:
- the LOC121297535 gene encoding homeobox protein not2-like encodes MEAGFLNGPSYPSTVPYRTGMSKTTCLPSTKIPEPGRIHRSSFSIESILSMTPRDLVQPKAGALYWEPRPCVKQMSTYPGTLSPPVPMWSPPYSPYYMDYRPQALHQDIRNQLMYNKGYELDGKFVSRKNYVRRSCRRIRTIFTEEQLNRLEEVFSKQRYMTGTEKVLLASALRLTETQVKVWFQNRRTRWRKIQGGTPAGSADTCLAKSDGKGHDDHLSTGGEEEEDEFISVDEEDCWSQ; translated from the exons ATGGAGGCAGGCTTCCTAAACGGACCATCCTACCCTTCCACGGTTCCATATAGGACGGGCATGTCGAAGACCACCTGTTTGCCGTCTACGAAGATCCCGGAGCCCGGGCGGATCCACAGGAGTTCCTTCAGCATCGAGTCCATTCTTTCCATGACCCCCAGGGATCTTGTGCAGCCCAAAGCGGGCGCGCTGTATTGGGAACCCCGGCCCTGCGTCAAACAGATGTCGACCTACCCTGGCACTCTGAGCCCCCCTGTGCCAATGTGGAGCCCACCCTACTCCCCTTATTACATGGACTACCGGCCTCAGGCGCTGCACCAGGACATCCGCAACCAGCTAATGTACAACAAAG GATATGAACTGGACGGAAAATTCGTGTCCAGAAAGAACTACGTTAGAAGGAGCTGCCGGAGGATCAGAACCATCTTCACCGAGGAACAGCTCAACAGGCTGGAGGAAGTGTTCAGCAAGCAGCGCTACATGACCGGCACCGAAAAGGTCCTCCTGGCATCGGCGCTCAGACTCACCGAGACGCAGGTAAAGGTGTGGTTCCAGAACAGGCGAACCCGGTGGAGGAAGATCCAGGGAGGCACACCGGCTGGCTCAGCAGACACATGCCTGGCCAAAAGCGACGGGAAAGGGCACGATGATCATCTTTCTACTGGTGGAGAGGAGGAAGAAGATGAATTCATCTCTGTGGACGAGGAAGACTGTTGGTCGCAGTAA
- the LOC121297435 gene encoding homeobox protein EMX1-like, with protein MLQHTSKKCFTIESLVGKETNSSAVDEPVRPTALRFTESVHPPPFGSCFQSTGRTLYSSPDLMFPEPCSHSSNPALSLHPLQLPSQSFINPHQREALNYYPWVLRNRYLGHRFQGEDSSPDSMLLHGPFSRKPKRIRTAFSPSQLLRLERAFDKNHYVVGAERKQLANGLCLTETQVKVWFQNRRTKHKRQKLEEDSPESQQKCKGSQHVSRWRVATRQGSPEDIDIISED; from the exons ATGCTGCAACACACGAGTAAGAAATGTTTTACCATTGAGTCCCTGGTTGGCAAAGAAACCAATTCCTCGGCAGTGGACGAGCCTGTGAGACCCACGGCTTTAAGATTCACCGAGTCAGTCCACCCTCCTCCCTTTGGGAGCTGCTTCCAGAGCACCGGCAGGACCCTGTACAGCAGCCCGGATCTGATGTTCCCGGAGCCGTGTTCTCACTCCTCGAACCCCGCTCTCTCCCTGCACCCGCTCCAGTTGCCTTCTCAGTCGTTCATTAACCCACATCAAAGGGAGGCTTTGAATTACTATCCCTGGGTTCTCCGAAACAGATACTTAGGACACAGATTCCAAG GTGAGGACAGCAGCCCTGACAGCATGCTCCTGCATGGCCCGTTCTCACGCAAGCCCAAGCGCATTCGCACCGCCTTCTCCCCCTCGCAGCTGCTGCGGCTGGAGCGCGCCTTCGACAAGAACCACTACGTGGTGGGAGCCGAGAGGAAGCAGCTGGCCAATGGACTGTGCCTCACAGAAACTCAG GTAAAAGTCTGGTTCCAGAACAGAAGGACGAAGCACAAGAGACAGAAGCTGGAAGAAGACTCTCCTGAATCCCAGCAGAAGTGCAAGGGCAGCCAGCATGTGAGCCGCTGGAGGGTGGCGACGCGGCAGGGCAGCCCCGAGGATATCGACATCATATCAGAGGACTGA